TTTCACCACTGTATAGGAAGCCGTATCCATCACGACTTTCACCTCTTCGCAAGATGAGGTCAGGTTACTGGAAGTTTCCATTACCACATCATATTCTCCATGCGTTTCGATGGAAGTGGCGAATGTATGGTTCTTCCGTGCTTTTTCCCTTATCAGGAAAGCGGTTTCGTTTCTCAAGTTGAAATCAGGGTCATTGGCTCCCAGACGAAGCATCTTCATCTCTGTCTGCGGAGTAGTGGCTGTACTGACAGTATAGAAACGGTTCTTATTAACGAAGGTGAAGCTCGATGTATTCCGGTTCTTGTTCTGTCCCCAGGCTTCCAGCCAGAGATGCTGATAGCCGTCCTTTGTGCCAAGAGTTTTCAGTTCGTTAGTTGCTTTGGCGTAAGGGAAGTTCAAGGAAACGAAGTGTCCGTTATACCAGATAGGGTAATCGTATTGGTGCTCTTTGTCCGCATTTGCTTGCAGCACATCCAGGATTAGCGGAAATTGCAGGAAAGGGGTAGCCACGTAAGCCAGTGTACGTTTCATCTCTATTCCGGGATAGGCATTGGTGTCCTTCGCCACCATTACCTGAAAATGTCCGCCGTTGAAATCATGGTAGATGATGTCCGAATGATAGTGCGAAGAGATTTTCATGTCTCCGGCAAAGTTGGATGTTTCGTCTACTACCAATGTGTTATGCGCAATTGTCTGTTTGGCAAACGATTGGTTTTCACGGGTATAATGACCTTTGTACTTGGCTTCGATATTCAGGAAGCGGGAAGCGCCGTAGTCGGGCAGAATCTCGTTTCCATTGTCGTAATACGCCATTGTCAGTTTATCAAAATGTCCGTGGCTCAAGCCGTGTGAGGTAGCTTTCAGTGTCAATGCGCTATTCAGATTAGAGTCTGTAGAGCGGATTACGGCTATGCCGCCTTCATCCCCCTTGCGTCCGTCACGGAATACACTACTGCGATAGATAATCGGGGCAGCTTCTCCGCGGGCAATATCACGGGCTACTTTAAAACCGCCGATAGTAGGGAGATAAGTATGCTGGTACTTATTTGCAACGGACAGCAGTGATTTGTCCGAAGGATTAACATTATATAATATGTCTACCGCATATACCAGTTCCTGTGCGGAAAGCCCTTTCAGCAAGGCATCATTAATATGGAAGAATTCGCCTTCATAAGAAAGTTGTATCAATGTGGAGAGGGCTTTTGAAAGAATGCTATCCCGGTAGTTGAAGATTTTCAAGTCCGGCAGTTTGTTCTCGATGCACTGGGCGAAGATGACGAAAGGCCAGATGGCATAACGTTGATAGTAGGCTCCTTCCGTGAAGTAACCGTCGGGAGAGAACAGGTAATCCATCTGGCGGATAAAGCCGCCCCGTTTGCCTGTTCCGTCAGAACCGTAAAGTGCCTTCTTTACGTAATCTTCACGATTCATCGCAAAGCCAATCATACCGACGGCGGCCGTAGCCCATGTAGCATGGTTGTGCATTTTATTGAATGTCTTGTTATTTGCATGGTTGTCTCCCATACCGTCCATGATGAAGTCCGCCATCGGAACGAAGAGATTCTTCTCGATAGTGGCACGCTGTTTGGGTGAGAGTGTGTTATAGATACAGTCATAAGCAACCGCTGTATGCACCAGCCATACACTTTCATTCAGTGTCTGCCAAAACAGACGTCCCGGAACGGGGGAAAGTAGCAGGGGGTGGAACCCTAAAGTAGGGTATAGTTTAGCATAGGCTTCCAACATATCGCCCACGTAGGCGGCATATTTCTTATCCCCTGTCAACTGATAGGCAACTCCACAATGGAACATGGCATAGTAATTGGATTTATGCTGTTCGTGTACCACACCGCCACCGCCATCTACGGGAACCGGAACGGAGACAGGAGAGTTTACTGCTGCATCGGCTGCGGCCAACACTTCCGAAAGAGATTTGTCGAATGCGGGTACTGTCCCCTTTCCTGCCCTCATCTCGTTCACTTCTTCCTGTGTGAAAAGAAGGGACGGATGTTGGGCAAATGAAAAGAGGCATCCACCTAAAACCATGAATATGCAAATAATAAGTTTTCTCATCTTACGTATATGTTCATAATTAATTTATGTAATAAATTCAGGCACGGATTACGCGGATTACACGGTTTTTAGACTGATGGTTGGCATAAAGCAACCGTGAAATCCGTGTAATCCGTGCCTGATAATACTAGTTCAAGCCGATAGAAAGTTTTTCCAGTTCGCTACCCTTCACCGGAGTATAATCGTATGCTTCGGCATTGATATATGCGGGACGGAAATTGTACATCTTTCCCTGTATTGCCTGGGAAGTGGTAGTCATCATTCTACCGGAATTCCACAGATTACAGTTTGCAATGTGTACTTTCTCCCAGGTCGCCTCATCCAGGCGGATAGTTGCCCCGCCGCGTCCACTATTATCAAAATTGCAGTTCTCTACTGTCAGTACTTGCGGGCCAATCAGGCGCATGACACTTCCACGTTCTTTGTTGCAACAGTCTACAAAGGTACAATGTCTGACAGTAATATAAGGGCCTGCCGTACTTTCATCGCTTCCGCCACGATAAATATTAATAGGTAAACCCAACAGACGGTAGAAGGAGCAGTTTTCAATCAACATGTCGTCGGCATTATAGCGGCCTATATCATCTTTCTCTGCTGCATAGTTGATAGCATCTCCCGACAAATCACGGAAAAGACAGTTGCGGATGGTAACGCTTTCGGCAAAAGTAGCTTTTGTTCCTTTAATGGCAAAGAATCCGCCTTCTCCGAAGTTCTGAAATTCGCAGCCGTCTACTGTCAGTGTATAAGGTTGTATCATATCAAGAGCGGTAGAGATTCCTGCTTTAGCCAAAGCCTTTCCGGGCTCTAATACGCCATCGAATGTTATATTCACAATGACCAGTTTGCCGCCATCGGCAATAGTTACCATATTATCCGGCTTATCTCCGTTGAAACGGACAAGCGGCTTGTTGGCTGCGTCGGCTGCACGGATAGTCAACGGTTTGTCAATGAATATAGCACGTTGGATAGGATATGTGCCTTTCGCCAAAATAATGACGCCACCCGGTTCTGCCGAATGAATGACTTCGGACAAGTTCGTTCCCGGAGACACATTGTATTCCTTATGAACATTCGCTACCGGGTGTGCCACTTGGTTTTTAAACCAGGAAGCGCCTTTATCCTTACGTATCGTAGTATCGTCGGGCAACTGGGGAGCTTTTACTTTTTCCGTAGTAAATCCCGGAGCCGAGTAGTTCTTTGCCAATTGCACTTTGTTATCTTTGAACTGGATGCCCGCTACGTCATCAACGGCTATATAAGGCTGGTCGAGTTCTTTATTAATGATGATATTATCCGTGAATGAGACTTTTTCCGGTGCAAGAGTACGTTCCATATCCTTGCCTGTACCAAATTCTATATTCGTGCAATCTACGAATGTGTTACGGTACATCTTGACATCAACAACTTGACAATATCTATTAGGTAACGAATTGGGTACGGCATCCATAACTCCCAAAGCTGAGAAGAAACGGGTTCCGGCCAAGCTGACCAATACATTATCGTAAATCTGATGTCCGGCATTGACGACACGGATACCGCCGGTGTTACGACGTCCGTTACCGATAAACAAGTTATCATTCACAGTATTGCGGTCACCGTGACGCAGTGCTACCACTCCTTCGCATTCCAACAGCGTATTGTTGCGGATGATGTTATCACTGGATTTAATAGAAATTACTTCCACTTCACCGGAGCAACGTTCGAACAAGTTATTCTCAATCACCGTATTTGAAGAACTGTAAGCTTGCTGGGAAGTTCCTACACGCATTGTTTCGGCACCGTTCGAGCCATACACGGGTCTTTCTCCAAAGTAGTTATGGTCAATCCGGTGATGATTTTCCAGACAACGTTCGTCGTTGAGGATGACAATCAGTGTCACCCCCAAGTTAAGTTTTCCTGTCAACGAACAATGGTCTACTCTGTTGTGACGACCATAAAGCAATATATAGCTGTAAGCCTGGTCCCGGCGGGACGGATTGAATTTGTCTATCACACAATTCGTCAGACGACAGTGATTAGCCAGTTCTTGTCCGTTACGGAATTCTATCACGGAACCTTTGGGAGCATATCCGTCAGTGAAATGCAATCCGCTGACAGATAGCCACTCGCCCGCTATCCGCAAGGTGGAGCCACCTTCTACCTTTACTTTTCCGGGGTTCAGGGCTTCTATCGTAATAGGAGATTTCTCCGTTCCTTTGCCTATCCATTTCAACTGCATATCTTTGTATAGGCCGTCCTTGATGTAAATCCGGTCGCCCGGTTGGGCAGTTTTTAAGCAGGAAGCTACTTCGGGAAGCGCTACATCGTATCTTTTTGCAAAAGAGACTGACGGTAGCCCGATAAGCAGAAGCGCTATAATTGCCTTATGTATATTTCGTGTCATCATTAATTATTGAACTTTTGAGTAATCGTAATCTTGTTTCTGCCAGTACATATCAAAGGTAATAGAACTTGCGGAAGGGTCTTTTTCCGTACCTTCTTTCATCTTGAAATCAGCACTCTTGATATACATCAGCCCTATACGCTTCACATCCCTAACCGGATTCTTATCAGCTGCCTTATTGTCATACCCTTTCACATTGTAATAGAATACCAGGAACACAGCATCAATTGTCACATTAGTTTTCTCCACACCTGCTTCAAATTTATCTTTTGCCCAAGCATCAGTAGTAGGTGCAGCACTCACTGACGGCTTAATGCCGGCGCATGTTTTCTTTTCCACATCAAGCGGGAAAGTTATTTCATCAATCTTTTTGATATTGCCAGCTTTCACATTATTGACCAGCTCCGCACAATCCG
The DNA window shown above is from Bacteroides faecium and carries:
- a CDS encoding chondroitinase-B domain-containing protein, encoding MMTRNIHKAIIALLLIGLPSVSFAKRYDVALPEVASCLKTAQPGDRIYIKDGLYKDMQLKWIGKGTEKSPITIEALNPGKVKVEGGSTLRIAGEWLSVSGLHFTDGYAPKGSVIEFRNGQELANHCRLTNCVIDKFNPSRRDQAYSYILLYGRHNRVDHCSLTGKLNLGVTLIVILNDERCLENHHRIDHNYFGERPVYGSNGAETMRVGTSQQAYSSSNTVIENNLFERCSGEVEVISIKSSDNIIRNNTLLECEGVVALRHGDRNTVNDNLFIGNGRRNTGGIRVVNAGHQIYDNVLVSLAGTRFFSALGVMDAVPNSLPNRYCQVVDVKMYRNTFVDCTNIEFGTGKDMERTLAPEKVSFTDNIIINKELDQPYIAVDDVAGIQFKDNKVQLAKNYSAPGFTTEKVKAPQLPDDTTIRKDKGASWFKNQVAHPVANVHKEYNVSPGTNLSEVIHSAEPGGVIILAKGTYPIQRAIFIDKPLTIRAADAANKPLVRFNGDKPDNMVTIADGGKLVIVNITFDGVLEPGKALAKAGISTALDMIQPYTLTVDGCEFQNFGEGGFFAIKGTKATFAESVTIRNCLFRDLSGDAINYAAEKDDIGRYNADDMLIENCSFYRLLGLPINIYRGGSDESTAGPYITVRHCTFVDCCNKERGSVMRLIGPQVLTVENCNFDNSGRGGATIRLDEATWEKVHIANCNLWNSGRMMTTTSQAIQGKMYNFRPAYINAEAYDYTPVKGSELEKLSIGLN
- a CDS encoding heparinase II/III domain-containing protein, which encodes MRKLIICIFMVLGGCLFSFAQHPSLLFTQEEVNEMRAGKGTVPAFDKSLSEVLAAADAAVNSPVSVPVPVDGGGGVVHEQHKSNYYAMFHCGVAYQLTGDKKYAAYVGDMLEAYAKLYPTLGFHPLLLSPVPGRLFWQTLNESVWLVHTAVAYDCIYNTLSPKQRATIEKNLFVPMADFIMDGMGDNHANNKTFNKMHNHATWATAAVGMIGFAMNREDYVKKALYGSDGTGKRGGFIRQMDYLFSPDGYFTEGAYYQRYAIWPFVIFAQCIENKLPDLKIFNYRDSILSKALSTLIQLSYEGEFFHINDALLKGLSAQELVYAVDILYNVNPSDKSLLSVANKYQHTYLPTIGGFKVARDIARGEAAPIIYRSSVFRDGRKGDEGGIAVIRSTDSNLNSALTLKATSHGLSHGHFDKLTMAYYDNGNEILPDYGASRFLNIEAKYKGHYTRENQSFAKQTIAHNTLVVDETSNFAGDMKISSHYHSDIIYHDFNGGHFQVMVAKDTNAYPGIEMKRTLAYVATPFLQFPLILDVLQANADKEHQYDYPIWYNGHFVSLNFPYAKATNELKTLGTKDGYQHLWLEAWGQNKNRNTSSFTFVNKNRFYTVSTATTPQTEMKMLRLGANDPDFNLRNETAFLIREKARKNHTFATSIETHGEYDVVMETSSNLTSSCEEVKVVMDTASYTVVKATYKGGHSVMLCLSNTDTDREKGHRLTVEGTMYAWNGRCGVFMK